From one Luteipulveratus mongoliensis genomic stretch:
- a CDS encoding peptidylprolyl isomerase yields MRTLSTIAAAVAIGATLALSPTASVAAEKPTPGPTKGPCAYTPLEDQTYSTWVGLPKDPKHTPSHGWKPITLKTNRGDIPLLLERSKAPCTVQNFEFLTRKKYFDDTKCHRLTAYQTPPSALSVLQCGDPLGTGWGDPGYSFKDELASAKELPNWPGFPDGSRKNYTRGTLAMANGGPDTNGSQFFLVYQDSRLRPDYTVFGHISERGMKVLDKIAAGGIDPGTEGTPEDGSPKLTTIINRAKPGF; encoded by the coding sequence ATGCGGACCCTGAGCACCATCGCGGCGGCCGTCGCCATCGGCGCGACCCTCGCCCTGTCCCCCACCGCATCCGTTGCGGCCGAGAAGCCGACGCCCGGCCCGACCAAGGGGCCCTGCGCGTACACGCCGTTGGAGGACCAGACGTACTCGACCTGGGTCGGGCTGCCGAAGGACCCGAAGCACACACCGAGCCACGGCTGGAAGCCGATCACGCTCAAGACCAACCGCGGCGACATCCCACTGCTGCTGGAGCGGTCGAAGGCTCCGTGCACCGTGCAGAACTTCGAGTTCCTGACCCGCAAGAAGTACTTCGACGACACCAAGTGTCACCGGCTCACGGCCTACCAGACGCCGCCGTCCGCGCTGTCCGTCCTGCAGTGCGGTGACCCGCTCGGCACCGGCTGGGGAGACCCGGGCTACTCGTTCAAGGACGAGCTCGCGAGCGCCAAGGAGCTCCCGAACTGGCCGGGCTTCCCCGACGGCAGCCGCAAGAACTACACCCGCGGCACGCTCGCGATGGCCAATGGCGGTCCGGACACCAACGGCAGCCAGTTCTTCCTGGTCTACCAGGACTCGCGCCTGCGCCCCGACTACACAGTCTTCGGGCACATCAGCGAGCGCGGCATGAAGGTCCTCGACAAGATCGCCGCGGGCGGGATCGACCCCGGCACTGAGGGGACGCCCGAGGACGGCAGCCCCAAGCTCACCACGATCATCAACCGAGCCAAGCCTGGTTTCTGA
- a CDS encoding rhodanese-like domain-containing protein translates to MSEQATTPQDLADDAVVLDVREQDEWDAGHAPGAVHIPLAEVPARIDELPDAEPLPVICRSGGRSGRAVQWLSAQGYDVVNVEGGMKAWEQGGKSVVSTGDKAPEVL, encoded by the coding sequence ATGAGCGAACAGGCAACAACACCGCAGGACCTCGCCGACGACGCCGTCGTGCTCGACGTGCGCGAGCAGGACGAGTGGGACGCCGGCCACGCGCCAGGTGCCGTCCACATCCCGCTGGCCGAGGTGCCGGCGCGGATCGATGAGCTGCCCGACGCCGAGCCGCTTCCCGTGATCTGCCGCAGCGGTGGCCGTTCGGGCCGGGCCGTGCAGTGGCTGAGCGCCCAGGGCTACGACGTCGTCAACGTCGAAGGCGGCATGAAGGCGTGGGAGCAGGGCGGTAAGTCCGTGGTCAGCACCGGCGACAAGGCCCCCGAAGTCCTCTGA
- a CDS encoding acyl-CoA thioesterase, translating into MSEFDDALSLTPTETPGTYEARLDRSWTIGGGINGGLLLAVIGKALSETLGAGGHADPLSITAYYLAPGRPGPVTIETTLVRKGGSVSVGSATLVQTDQEGNRVESIKVLGTFTDLDRAPTDVDNRIEPPQIPAPEQCVRSTDAPPESLKGAELLHRTELRLDPATAMWALGKPSGKGMIQAWMRMADGREPDPLELLFACDALPPASMDLGKPGWAPTIDFTVHVLGKPAPGWLRLKHYTEHIASGHFVEDCEVWDSEDRLVAQSRQLARLPR; encoded by the coding sequence GTGAGCGAGTTCGACGATGCCCTCAGCCTGACGCCGACCGAGACCCCCGGCACCTACGAGGCCAGGCTCGACCGCAGCTGGACCATCGGCGGCGGCATCAACGGCGGTCTGCTGCTGGCGGTCATCGGCAAGGCGCTGTCCGAGACACTCGGGGCCGGCGGCCACGCCGACCCGCTGTCGATCACGGCCTACTACCTCGCGCCCGGCCGCCCCGGGCCCGTCACCATCGAGACGACTCTGGTCCGCAAGGGCGGCAGCGTCTCGGTCGGCAGCGCCACGCTGGTGCAGACCGACCAGGAAGGCAACCGGGTCGAGTCCATCAAGGTGCTCGGCACGTTCACCGACCTGGACCGGGCGCCGACCGACGTGGACAACCGCATCGAGCCGCCGCAGATCCCGGCGCCGGAGCAGTGCGTCCGCAGCACCGACGCACCACCGGAGTCGCTCAAGGGCGCCGAGCTGCTCCATCGGACCGAGCTGCGGCTCGACCCGGCCACCGCGATGTGGGCGCTGGGCAAGCCGAGCGGCAAGGGCATGATCCAGGCGTGGATGCGGATGGCCGACGGGCGTGAGCCGGACCCGCTCGAGCTGCTCTTCGCGTGTGACGCGCTGCCGCCCGCGTCGATGGATCTCGGCAAGCCCGGCTGGGCGCCGACGATCGACTTCACGGTGCACGTGCTCGGCAAACCGGCGCCGGGGTGGCTGCGGCTCAAGCACTACACCGAACACATCGCGTCCGGGCACTTCGTCGAGGACTGCGAGGTCTGGGACAGCGAGGACCGCTTGGTCGCGCAGTCCCGCCAGCTCGCCCGCCTGCCCCGCTGA
- a CDS encoding Fpg/Nei family DNA glycosylase has product MPELPEVQALTDFLRGRVVDLAVTGVELGSISVLKTYNPAPQALSGLMVTDVQRHGKWIDIDVDGLHLIFHLARAGWLRWSDALSTNMLRPGKSPIALRCRFSDGSGFDLTEAGTKKKLAAYIVKDPQEVPGIASLGPDPLSEAFDEAAFAALVSGRRTQIKGLLRDQSVIAGVGNAYSDEALHAAKLSPFAMAGSLKDDEVERLYTALREVLQGAITAAEGKPAKELKDSKRAGMRVHGRTGEKCPVCGDVVREVSFADRSLQYCATCQTGGKPLADRRMSRLLK; this is encoded by the coding sequence ATGCCTGAGCTCCCCGAAGTCCAAGCCCTGACCGACTTCCTCCGCGGGCGGGTCGTGGACCTGGCCGTGACGGGAGTCGAGCTCGGCTCGATCAGCGTGCTGAAGACGTACAACCCTGCGCCGCAAGCACTTTCGGGCTTGATGGTCACGGACGTGCAGCGGCACGGCAAGTGGATCGACATCGACGTCGACGGGTTGCACCTGATCTTCCACCTCGCGCGCGCGGGCTGGCTGCGGTGGTCCGATGCGTTGTCGACCAACATGCTGCGGCCCGGCAAGTCCCCGATCGCGCTGCGTTGCCGCTTCTCCGACGGGTCGGGGTTCGACCTCACCGAGGCGGGCACCAAGAAGAAGCTCGCGGCCTACATCGTGAAGGATCCGCAGGAGGTGCCGGGCATCGCGAGCCTGGGGCCGGATCCGCTGAGCGAGGCGTTCGACGAGGCGGCGTTCGCGGCGCTGGTGAGCGGTCGGCGTACCCAGATCAAGGGACTCCTGCGCGACCAGTCGGTGATCGCCGGCGTCGGCAACGCCTACTCCGACGAGGCGCTGCACGCGGCCAAGCTGTCACCGTTCGCGATGGCCGGCTCGCTCAAGGACGACGAGGTGGAGCGGCTCTACACCGCGCTGCGTGAGGTGCTGCAGGGCGCGATCACGGCCGCGGAGGGCAAGCCGGCCAAGGAGCTCAAGGACTCCAAGCGCGCGGGGATGCGGGTCCACGGGCGTACCGGCGAGAAGTGTCCCGTCTGTGGTGACGTCGTACGTGAGGTGTCGTTCGCGGACCGGTCGCTGCAGTACTGCGCCACCTGCCAGACCGGCGGCAAGCCGCTGGCCGATCGCCGTATGTCGCGACTGCTGAAGTGA
- a CDS encoding App1 family protein codes for MVKPHPAARAEDAFNAQVARRLGGRGWTHQIFPYTGYGNPRLARVLGRVALGRDGQPGTSPTADEAPVRRGIRVFFAAPVSEVAVSVTFGDATIDTVSDRGGYFDVDLKSHGLQAGWHEATITAGDVEVRAPVQIIGDDIRFGIVSDIDDTCLITMLPRPMLAAYNSFVRQETARRVVPGMAAMYRSLLAHHPGAPIVYVSTGAWNTHAVLTRFLRRHGYPAGALLLTDWGPTESSWFRSGQAHKRAQLRRLATEFPHIRWVLVGDDGQHDPQIYEDFALEHPESVECVAIRQLTPTQQVLSHGHPLSHDDVSGRPQQVPTLEGPDGYALHRLVTWTMRKARSDA; via the coding sequence ATGGTGAAGCCGCACCCCGCAGCTCGCGCCGAGGACGCGTTCAATGCGCAGGTCGCTCGACGCCTGGGCGGACGCGGCTGGACTCACCAGATCTTCCCCTACACCGGCTACGGCAACCCCCGTCTCGCGCGCGTGCTCGGTCGGGTCGCTCTCGGTCGGGACGGTCAGCCCGGCACCTCTCCCACAGCCGACGAGGCGCCCGTACGCCGGGGCATCCGGGTGTTCTTCGCGGCGCCGGTGTCCGAGGTGGCCGTGAGCGTGACCTTCGGTGACGCCACGATCGACACGGTCTCCGACCGAGGCGGCTACTTCGACGTCGACCTGAAAAGCCATGGCCTGCAAGCGGGTTGGCACGAAGCAACCATCACAGCGGGCGACGTCGAGGTCCGTGCTCCCGTGCAGATCATCGGTGACGACATCCGGTTCGGCATCGTCAGCGACATCGATGACACCTGCCTGATCACGATGCTTCCGCGGCCGATGCTGGCGGCGTACAACTCCTTCGTGCGCCAGGAGACTGCGCGACGTGTGGTGCCCGGAATGGCAGCCATGTACCGCTCTCTGCTGGCGCACCACCCAGGCGCGCCCATCGTCTACGTCTCGACAGGTGCTTGGAACACCCACGCCGTGCTGACGAGGTTCTTGCGGCGGCACGGCTACCCAGCGGGCGCGCTGCTGCTGACCGACTGGGGTCCGACCGAGTCGTCGTGGTTCCGCAGTGGCCAGGCTCACAAACGGGCTCAGCTGCGCCGTCTGGCGACGGAGTTCCCGCACATCCGGTGGGTCCTGGTGGGCGATGACGGCCAGCACGACCCGCAGATCTACGAGGACTTCGCGCTCGAGCACCCCGAGAGCGTCGAGTGCGTCGCCATCCGCCAGCTGACCCCGACCCAGCAGGTGCTGTCACACGGTCACCCGCTGTCCCACGACGACGTCTCGGGTCGTCCGCAGCAGGTGCCGACCCTGGAGGGCCCGGACGGCTACGCCCTGCACAGGCTCGTCACCTGGACCATGCGAAAGGCCCGCAGCGATGCCTGA
- a CDS encoding phosphocholine-specific phospholipase C, translated as MPTIDRRRFLQIAGATAAATALSETLSASVARAASIPANRTNGSIKDVEHIVVLMQENRSFDHLFGTLRGVRGFGDPHPAVLPSGKSVWHQARDTMETLPFRPDHDDLGLAFVQDLPHNWPDAHAAFNGGKYDGWIAAKGTTTMAHLKRPDMPFHFALADAFTVCDAYHCSFMGSTDPNRYYMWTGWVGNDGKGGGPVIGNDEKGYDWTTYPERLEAAGLSWKIYQDVGDGLDKDHGWGWIGDAYRGNYGDNSLLYFNKYRNAKAGDPLYDKARTGTDASKGEGFFDQLRADVKGGRLPQISWIAAPEAFTEHPNWPVNYGAWYTSQVLDALTSDPEVWSKTALLITYDENDGFFDHVVPAYPNSPQLQGNSTVSTENEIYSGPAGATGPYGLGQRVPMLVVSPWSTGGWVCSETFDHTSIIRFMEERFGVEEPQITPWRRAVCGDLTSAFDFGRTHTTVPSLPSTTTYKPQDNARHPDYVPTPPAKGLIPKQEKGVRPSRALAYAVEAAAVVDGKTLRATLKNTGRLGVHLQARSRDVAGAPFSYTIGAGDSLSPTWPLGPTYDLQLHGPNGFFRRYAGTTASTPVEVTSGVDSRHRLRLTLTSSRTATVTVTDAYSRSGGRPVTIVGGRPQVVVMDLTAQHGWYDVLVTTAGDTSFARHLAGRVENGRASTSDPQLAGPVGHGQPTPTATPTQTVSGPPVQTDQMGDSGDSGGNAVTVLTATTLAAAGGGAAYAAKRRTQEDLPTAEGDREV; from the coding sequence ATGCCCACGATCGATCGCCGGCGGTTCCTGCAAATTGCAGGAGCCACCGCAGCCGCCACCGCGCTGTCCGAGACCCTGTCCGCCAGCGTGGCGCGGGCGGCCTCGATTCCTGCCAACCGCACGAACGGCTCCATCAAGGACGTCGAGCACATCGTCGTCCTGATGCAGGAGAACCGTTCGTTCGATCACCTCTTCGGGACGCTGCGCGGGGTCCGGGGCTTCGGTGACCCACACCCGGCCGTCCTTCCGAGCGGCAAGTCGGTGTGGCACCAAGCGCGGGACACCATGGAGACGCTGCCGTTCCGGCCGGACCACGATGATCTCGGGCTCGCCTTCGTCCAGGATCTGCCGCACAACTGGCCCGACGCGCACGCGGCCTTCAACGGCGGCAAGTACGACGGGTGGATCGCGGCCAAGGGCACGACCACGATGGCGCACCTGAAGCGGCCCGACATGCCGTTCCACTTCGCGCTGGCCGACGCCTTCACGGTGTGCGACGCCTATCACTGCTCGTTCATGGGCTCCACCGACCCCAACCGCTATTACATGTGGACCGGTTGGGTCGGCAACGACGGCAAGGGCGGCGGACCCGTCATCGGCAACGATGAGAAGGGCTACGACTGGACGACGTACCCCGAACGCCTTGAGGCTGCTGGGCTTTCGTGGAAGATCTACCAGGACGTCGGCGACGGCTTGGACAAGGACCACGGCTGGGGCTGGATCGGAGATGCCTACCGCGGCAACTACGGCGACAACTCGTTGCTCTACTTCAACAAGTACCGCAACGCCAAGGCCGGCGACCCGCTCTACGACAAGGCGCGTACTGGGACGGACGCCTCCAAGGGCGAGGGCTTCTTCGACCAGCTACGCGCTGACGTCAAGGGCGGCCGGCTGCCGCAGATCTCCTGGATCGCCGCACCGGAGGCCTTCACGGAGCACCCGAACTGGCCCGTCAACTACGGCGCCTGGTACACCTCGCAGGTCCTCGACGCCCTCACCTCCGACCCCGAGGTCTGGAGCAAGACGGCACTGCTGATCACGTACGACGAGAACGATGGCTTCTTCGACCACGTCGTGCCTGCTTACCCGAACTCTCCTCAGCTGCAAGGGAATTCGACGGTCTCGACCGAGAACGAGATCTACTCCGGACCAGCCGGAGCGACCGGTCCGTACGGCCTGGGCCAGCGGGTCCCCATGCTCGTCGTGTCTCCCTGGAGCACCGGCGGCTGGGTCTGCTCTGAGACCTTCGATCACACCTCGATCATCCGGTTCATGGAGGAGCGGTTCGGGGTCGAGGAGCCCCAGATCACTCCATGGCGGCGAGCCGTCTGCGGCGACCTGACCTCCGCTTTCGACTTCGGCCGCACCCACACGACGGTGCCGTCACTGCCGAGCACCACGACGTACAAGCCGCAGGACAACGCGCGGCACCCGGACTACGTCCCGACACCTCCCGCGAAGGGTCTGATTCCCAAGCAGGAGAAGGGAGTTCGCCCTTCAAGAGCTCTTGCGTACGCTGTCGAGGCTGCTGCTGTGGTTGACGGCAAGACCCTTCGCGCAACGCTCAAGAACACCGGGCGGCTCGGCGTCCACCTCCAAGCACGGTCTCGCGATGTCGCAGGCGCACCGTTCTCGTACACCATCGGCGCCGGGGACAGCCTGTCACCGACCTGGCCGCTCGGCCCGACGTACGACCTGCAGCTGCACGGACCCAACGGATTCTTCCGTCGCTACGCAGGCACCACCGCCAGCACGCCGGTGGAGGTCACATCAGGCGTCGACTCCCGTCACCGTCTCCGGCTCACCCTCACCAGCTCACGCACGGCCACCGTCACGGTCACTGATGCGTACTCCCGCTCAGGAGGACGGCCCGTCACCATCGTCGGCGGACGTCCGCAGGTGGTCGTCATGGACCTGACGGCACAGCATGGGTGGTACGACGTGCTCGTCACCACGGCGGGTGACACCTCTTTCGCGCGTCACCTCGCCGGACGAGTCGAGAACGGTCGTGCTTCCACCAGCGATCCACAGCTCGCCGGTCCGGTTGGCCACGGTCAGCCGACGCCGACTGCCACCCCGACTCAGACTGTCAGCGGGCCGCCCGTCCAGACCGACCAGATGGGCGACTCCGGCGACTCCGGCGGCAACGCCGTCACGGTGCTGACGGCCACGACACTCGCCGCGGCAGGCGGCGGCGCCGCGTACGCCGCGAAGCGCCGTACGCAGGAGGACCTGCCGACAGCGGAAGGCGATCGCGAGGTCTGA
- a CDS encoding peptidoglycan DD-metalloendopeptidase family protein: protein MPSDPLAQRAPAWWTDGYVPKHLIEAQSSRLSGVATYAVAPALLAGFGVAMSTSQAAASTPQPPQPGSNAQRSTLRPAGAEPAKGKAKPAAAQSASSCQVNVGLGLGGWRTPLSTAYTVTSPFGMRMHPIHKVERLHSGVDLSSHRNDPVLAAADGVVARSGPYGGLGNSVEIRHAGGITSIYGHLDSIAADLRPGTQVSAGQQIGVEGATGDATGVHLHFEIRVDGKPVDPIPFMQQQRVSLDGRPGSAVTVAFAGAVPAYGAPRRASLVNPAVSIPQDVLALYNAAAQRYRIPWNLLAGIGMSETAHGRTSAVSSAGARGLMQFMPGTWKTMGVDGDGDGKADINNRADSVMSAANYLTHSGVANGADGVRRALLAYNHADWYVNDVLFYSAAYAGAGNAGAVPAAVEASPDQSPVPTPSKNAAVAKAALKPSSGKRSFEQVAFAVPAPGSPRKASLAKKAQPIPRAMLERYVVASQKYHVPFSVLAGIGMEESAHGRGTTASPDGAKGPMRLTPATWKTVGVDGNGDGRATIGDASDSVMAAANYLSRAGAAGGPTALRRALFAYHHAQTYVNDVLYYARVYSGGGGPVDHGTFTITDMPSAAPGAGTAAPVCGPPALDTAAVVDWAKSQLGDTHRMGATGPDAWDASSFVQSAYDQTHVSLPRTAQQQRDWLAGGKGVRVVPGRERAGDLIFVDSYRGPKRIGNVLIVVDPVKKIAIAASDPTKGVSYRGYADARKKHHIFETWRVSPTTAPAPVVAMPTAPAAGQVDQTATRGKHSASAKAHSKTHSKAEQRRRVNAPVKQDEKRSTRHRHHKHTNGGESYQKPANTHR from the coding sequence GTGCCGTCCGACCCGCTGGCGCAGCGTGCACCGGCATGGTGGACGGATGGATATGTCCCCAAGCACCTCATCGAGGCCCAGTCCTCTCGGCTGAGTGGCGTCGCGACCTACGCGGTGGCGCCGGCGCTGCTGGCCGGGTTCGGCGTCGCCATGAGCACATCGCAAGCGGCCGCGAGCACTCCGCAACCTCCGCAGCCGGGAAGCAATGCCCAGCGATCTACCCTCCGGCCTGCAGGTGCTGAGCCCGCCAAGGGCAAGGCCAAGCCGGCCGCCGCCCAGTCAGCCAGCTCTTGCCAGGTCAACGTCGGTCTCGGTCTCGGTGGGTGGCGTACCCCGCTGAGCACCGCCTACACCGTGACCAGCCCGTTCGGGATGCGGATGCACCCGATCCACAAGGTCGAGCGGCTGCACTCCGGGGTCGACCTCTCGAGCCACCGCAACGACCCGGTCCTGGCCGCCGCGGACGGTGTCGTCGCGCGCAGCGGGCCCTACGGCGGACTGGGCAACTCGGTCGAGATCCGCCATGCGGGCGGCATCACGAGCATCTACGGTCACCTCGACTCCATCGCCGCCGACCTCCGCCCGGGCACCCAGGTCAGCGCCGGACAGCAGATCGGTGTCGAGGGCGCCACCGGTGACGCGACCGGGGTGCACCTGCACTTCGAGATCCGGGTCGACGGCAAGCCGGTCGATCCGATCCCCTTCATGCAGCAGCAACGGGTGTCGTTGGACGGTCGTCCGGGCTCCGCGGTCACGGTGGCCTTCGCCGGCGCAGTCCCGGCGTACGGCGCCCCGCGCAGGGCGTCACTGGTCAACCCGGCGGTCTCGATCCCGCAGGATGTCCTCGCCCTCTACAACGCCGCGGCCCAGCGCTACCGGATCCCGTGGAACCTGCTCGCCGGCATCGGCATGTCCGAGACGGCGCACGGTCGCACGAGCGCGGTCTCGTCGGCGGGCGCTCGCGGGCTCATGCAGTTCATGCCGGGCACCTGGAAAACCATGGGTGTCGACGGTGACGGCGACGGCAAGGCGGACATCAACAACCGCGCCGACTCGGTCATGTCGGCGGCCAACTACCTGACCCACTCGGGCGTCGCGAACGGCGCGGACGGCGTACGACGAGCGCTGCTCGCCTACAACCACGCCGACTGGTACGTCAACGACGTGCTCTTCTACTCGGCCGCGTACGCCGGTGCGGGCAACGCGGGTGCCGTTCCGGCCGCTGTCGAGGCCTCGCCTGACCAGTCGCCGGTCCCGACGCCGTCCAAGAACGCCGCCGTTGCCAAGGCGGCGCTGAAGCCGAGCTCTGGCAAACGGTCCTTCGAGCAAGTCGCGTTCGCCGTGCCGGCGCCGGGTTCGCCCCGCAAGGCGTCGCTGGCCAAGAAGGCGCAGCCGATCCCGCGAGCCATGCTCGAGCGCTACGTCGTGGCTTCGCAGAAGTACCACGTCCCCTTCTCGGTGCTCGCCGGCATCGGGATGGAAGAAAGCGCCCACGGCCGCGGCACAACGGCCTCGCCGGACGGCGCCAAGGGTCCGATGCGGCTCACGCCGGCGACCTGGAAGACCGTCGGTGTCGACGGCAACGGCGACGGTCGCGCGACCATCGGAGACGCGTCCGACTCGGTCATGGCAGCGGCCAACTACCTGTCCCGCGCGGGTGCGGCGGGCGGCCCGACGGCCCTCCGGCGGGCGCTGTTCGCCTATCACCACGCACAGACCTACGTGAACGACGTCCTCTACTACGCGCGTGTCTACTCCGGTGGCGGCGGGCCGGTCGATCACGGCACGTTCACGATCACGGACATGCCCTCGGCGGCGCCCGGCGCTGGCACAGCCGCTCCGGTGTGCGGACCGCCGGCCCTGGACACCGCGGCCGTCGTCGACTGGGCCAAGTCCCAGCTCGGCGACACGCACCGGATGGGCGCGACCGGCCCGGACGCCTGGGATGCCTCCTCGTTCGTGCAGAGCGCCTACGACCAGACGCACGTCAGCCTGCCGCGCACCGCCCAGCAGCAGCGCGACTGGCTGGCGGGCGGCAAGGGCGTACGCGTGGTGCCCGGGCGTGAGCGGGCCGGAGACCTGATCTTCGTCGACAGCTACCGCGGCCCCAAGCGCATCGGCAACGTGCTGATCGTGGTCGACCCGGTCAAGAAGATCGCGATCGCGGCATCCGACCCGACCAAGGGCGTCAGCTACCGCGGCTACGCGGACGCGCGCAAGAAGCACCACATCTTCGAGACCTGGCGCGTCAGCCCGACGACCGCGCCGGCACCGGTGGTGGCGATGCCGACAGCGCCAGCAGCAGGGCAGGTCGACCAGACGGCCACCCGAGGCAAGCACTCCGCGTCCGCGAAGGCGCATTCGAAGACGCACTCCAAGGCCGAGCAGCGACGCCGGGTGAACGCGCCCGTCAAGCAGGACGAGAAGCGCTCAACCAGGCACCGTCACCACAAGCACACCAACGGCGGCGAGTCCTACCAGAAGCCGGCCAACACCCACCGCTGA
- a CDS encoding M23 family metallopeptidase → MRKGTQVTAQEWLIGAILVVAMTVVSVGVGVFVNSADACEVNRSTSTWRPPFQQAYRQSSPFGYRNHPITHTRKLHAGIDLVSEPGPGPVVAASAGKVVRAGHYGGLGNTVQIQHNGGIATYYGHMARIDVRVGTRVAMGQRVGFEGSTGDSTGDHLHYEVRRNGSPVDPLTFMEQRHAALDGRPVGKSYTGTAFVLPSAGTPRQASLANKPLPVPAGIKRLYVNAANRYGLPWTLLAGIGMEETAHGKNKGTSSAGAKGLMQFMPATWRWMGVDGDGDGRADINNDADSAMSAANYLTRSGAKKNPQGVRDAIYSYNHAEWYINDVLYYAQSYGGGYVGKPPMGCKATKKAAGPKMPQIDNKRMATVVGWARSHVGDAFALGANGPNTWDASSYSRTAYAQIGVSLPRSSKDQRNYLAQGHGTRIQPGQERPGDLIFINSYRDPSTIGYVALVHDPKKKTTLEAKNPRTGVIYGSYKDFAKTQRIFEIWRPADPKPAVKPAAKPAPKVAPTASPSSTATATPKPSPTPETLPLPVPTEAPSSSATAKPSPTSKSTDAKPSPTSKPSPKPTPKSIPIPTPDGLPLPPAPTE, encoded by the coding sequence GTGCGCAAGGGGACGCAGGTCACTGCGCAGGAGTGGCTCATCGGAGCGATCCTGGTGGTGGCCATGACCGTGGTTTCCGTTGGTGTCGGCGTCTTCGTCAACAGCGCCGACGCCTGCGAGGTCAACCGATCAACGAGCACCTGGCGCCCGCCGTTCCAGCAGGCCTACCGCCAGAGCAGCCCCTTCGGCTACCGCAACCACCCGATCACCCACACCCGCAAGCTGCACGCCGGCATCGACCTGGTGTCCGAGCCCGGCCCGGGGCCTGTGGTTGCCGCCTCCGCCGGCAAGGTCGTACGGGCGGGCCACTACGGCGGCCTCGGCAACACCGTGCAGATCCAGCACAACGGCGGCATCGCCACGTACTACGGCCACATGGCGCGCATCGACGTGCGGGTCGGCACCCGGGTCGCGATGGGTCAGCGGGTCGGTTTTGAGGGCAGCACCGGCGACTCGACCGGCGACCACCTGCACTACGAGGTCCGCCGCAACGGCTCCCCGGTCGATCCGCTGACGTTCATGGAGCAGCGTCACGCGGCGCTCGACGGCCGTCCGGTCGGCAAGTCCTACACCGGCACCGCCTTCGTGCTCCCAAGCGCCGGTACGCCGCGCCAGGCTTCCCTGGCCAACAAACCTCTCCCCGTCCCGGCCGGCATCAAGCGGCTGTACGTCAACGCGGCCAACCGCTACGGCCTCCCGTGGACGCTGCTCGCCGGCATCGGCATGGAGGAGACCGCACACGGCAAGAACAAGGGCACCTCATCCGCCGGGGCGAAGGGTCTGATGCAGTTCATGCCCGCGACCTGGCGCTGGATGGGTGTCGACGGCGACGGTGACGGCCGCGCTGACATCAACAACGACGCCGACAGCGCGATGTCGGCCGCCAACTACCTCACCCGCTCGGGTGCGAAGAAGAACCCGCAGGGCGTGCGTGACGCGATCTACTCGTACAACCACGCTGAGTGGTACATCAACGACGTCCTCTACTACGCGCAGTCCTACGGCGGCGGCTACGTCGGCAAGCCCCCGATGGGTTGCAAGGCGACCAAGAAGGCCGCCGGTCCGAAGATGCCGCAGATCGACAACAAGCGGATGGCGACCGTGGTCGGCTGGGCCCGCTCGCACGTGGGTGACGCGTTCGCCCTGGGCGCCAACGGCCCGAACACCTGGGACGCGTCGTCGTACAGCAGGACGGCGTACGCCCAGATCGGCGTCTCGCTGCCGCGCTCGTCCAAGGACCAGCGCAACTACCTGGCCCAGGGTCACGGCACCCGGATCCAGCCCGGCCAGGAGCGCCCCGGCGACCTGATCTTCATCAACAGCTACCGCGACCCGAGCACGATCGGCTACGTGGCGCTGGTCCACGACCCGAAGAAGAAGACGACTCTGGAGGCCAAGAACCCGCGTACGGGCGTCATCTACGGCTCGTACAAGGACTTCGCCAAGACGCAGCGCATCTTCGAGATCTGGCGTCCGGCCGACCCGAAGCCGGCGGTGAAGCCCGCCGCGAAGCCGGCACCGAAGGTCGCGCCCACCGCGTCGCCCAGCTCGACAGCGACAGCGACGCCGAAGCCGTCACCCACCCCGGAGACGCTGCCGCTCCCGGTGCCGACCGAGGCGCCCAGTTCGTCCGCCACGGCCAAGCCTTCGCCGACCTCCAAGTCGACTGATGCGAAGCCTTCGCCCACCTCGAAGCCGAGCCCGAAGCCGACGCCGAAGTCCATCCCGATCCCCACGCCCGACGGTCTGCCGCTGCCGCCGGCGCCCACGGAATAG
- a CDS encoding sigma-70 family RNA polymerase sigma factor, protein MKAALHPISPEQHTLISQAQRSRLREDLDRLDTQRAMVAAIKAGVRQQALAEALGVSQGAVSQRLKIARDASAVPDGFAGASPREIAQRYALGQLDQTTLVRQLTAWPYPPRDDESGDHPWEEVAEAVDRGWITHDEYEQVLLGRGLPLTSAG, encoded by the coding sequence ATGAAGGCGGCTCTCCACCCCATCAGCCCGGAGCAGCACACGCTGATCTCGCAGGCACAGAGGAGCCGGCTCCGCGAGGACCTGGACCGGCTCGACACGCAGCGCGCCATGGTGGCGGCCATCAAGGCCGGCGTACGACAGCAGGCCCTGGCCGAAGCGCTCGGCGTCTCGCAGGGTGCGGTGAGCCAGCGCCTCAAGATCGCGCGCGACGCGTCCGCCGTGCCGGACGGCTTCGCAGGCGCGTCACCGCGCGAGATCGCCCAGCGGTACGCCCTCGGTCAGCTCGACCAGACAACGCTCGTACGCCAGCTCACGGCCTGGCCGTACCCGCCCCGTGACGACGAGTCCGGCGATCACCCGTGGGAGGAGGTCGCCGAAGCGGTCGACCGCGGATGGATCACGCACGACGAGTACGAACAGGTCCTGCTCGGCCGCGGCCTCCCGCTGACCTCCGCGGGTTAG